CTTATCCCTGTTAAGGTTAATTCCATCGCCTCCCGGTAAAATCACCGGCGGCAGCATCTTTTTTAAAGGGGAGGACCTGCTTGCCAAGACGGAAAAACAAATGCGGGCGATTCGCGGAAATGAAATTTCGATGATCTTTCAGGAGCCGATGACCTCATTGAATCCCGTATATTCAGCGGGCGAGCAAATTGCCGAAGCGATCCGGCTTCACCAAAAGCTCGGGAAAAAGGAAGCGTGGAACAAAGCGGTCGACATGCTCCGGCTTGTCGGCATCCCCTCCCCTGAAAAAAGGGCAAAGCAGGAGCCGCATGAGTTAAGCGGCGGAATGAGGCAAAGGGTCATGATTGCGATGGCACTTGCCTGCCACCCTGAGGTTTTGATAGCGGATGAGCCGACGACGGCGCTTGACGTGACGATCCAGGCCCAAATCCTGGAACTGATCAAAACGCTGCAAAAGGATTTCGGAACGGCCGTGATTTTAATCACCCATGATTTAGGTGTCGTCTATGAAACATGTGACAGGGTGGCGGTGATGTATGCCGGAAAAATGGTGGAATACACCTTGGCGAAAGAGATTTTCACGAACCCTAAGCATCCTTACACCATCGGATTATTGAATTCCCTTCCACGCCTCGACCTGGATCAGGAGGAATTGACCACCATCCCCGGAACCGTGCCAAGTCCGTACGATATGCCCAAGGGCTGCAGCTTTGCACCACGGTGTGCACATGCGAGGCGAATCTGCGAACAAGCTGTACCGGATCTCGAATCAGTAGACACCGATACAAAAGTCAGCTGCTGGATGTATACCCCGCAATGGGAAAAAGAATATGAAGCGGAAAAGAAAGTGGGGGTTCAATGATGGGCGCAGCAGTGGAAGACAAGAAGGTTCTGCTAAAGGTAGATCAATTGAAGCAATATTTCCCGATCAAGGGCGGTTTTTTCGGAAGGACCGTTAATCATGTAAAAGCTGTCGACGACATCAGCTTTCATATTTATCAAGGAGAAACATTGAGCATAGTCGGTGAATCCGGCTGCGGCAAATCGACGACCGGACGGGCCATCCTTCGATTGGATCAGCCTACGAGCGGGCAAATCCACTTTCAGGGCAAGGACCTTTTAAGCTTAGGAAAAAAAGAAATGAGGAGTACGAGGAAGGATCTGCAGGTCATCTTTCAAGATCCTTTCGCCTCCCTTAATCCTAGGCAGACGATCGGGCAAATTCTTGGAGAAGCTTTAGCGATACAAAATGTGGTGCCTAAGCAAAATCGCCGGAGCAGGATTGAAGAATTATTGGAACATGTCGGCCTGAGACCGGAATCGCTGGAAAGATATCCGCATGAATTCAGCGGCGGCCAGCGTCAGCGGATCGGGATTGCCCGGGCACTTGCCGTCGATCCAAAATTGATCATTTGTGATGAAGCGGTATCTGCACTCGATGTCTCCATCCAGGCGCAGGTGCTGAATCTATTGAAAACATTGCAGCGGCAATTCGAGCTCACCTTTCTTTTCATCTCGCATGACTTAGGCGTCGTACGCCATATCTCCGATCGCGTCATGGTGATGTATCTAGGAAAAATCGTCGAAATCGGTGACAAAAAGTCGATATTCGAACAGCCGCAGCACCCTTATACACGGGCATTGCTTTCTGCCATCCCTGTACCGAATCCAGTGCAGGAAAGGGAACGGATTCTATTGACAGGTGATGTCCCCTCACCGATCGACCCGCCGAACGGCTGCCGCTTCCATACACGGTGCCCGTTTGTGATGGACATCTGCAAAACAAAGGCACCTGAATTGAAACGCTCCGCGCAAAATCATCAAGTTGCGTGTCACATTGTGTCATAAGCTGTAGATTTCCGCGAAAGTCTTTAGTAAGATACTCATAGACAAAATAATGCGAGTCATTAAAAAAATATAACCGACAGAGGTTCTCCATGCTTAGTTACGAGGGATTCACGCTAATCATCATGCTCTTCATTTTAGCTCCCATCATGGGAGCTATTGCTCTTTTATTTTTATTCATATTCGAAAAGAGGATCGATCTGCTTGAAAACAAAAACAAAGAGATCCAGCTGGAGCAAGCTCTGCAGGAGGCACAATACAATAAACTGAACCAGCAAATCCAGCCTCACTTTTTATTCAATACCCTTAATGTCATATTGGGCTTGGCCCGCCTGGACAGGAAGGCCGAATTGATCCGTGCCCTGGAGGCATTTTCACAATTCCTGAAATTCAAATACAAAGCATCCGAGCCATTGATTCCGCTTGCCCAGGAAATTCAATACACCCAGCATTATCTCGACATCCAAAGCCTCCGCTTTGGTGACCGGCTTAAGATCGATATGTCGTGCCCCGATCACTTGACGATCGCACTGGTCCCCCCATTCATTCTCCAGACATTAGTGGAGAATTCATTCAAGCACGGCTTGGAAAAAAAGGTGGGAGAAGCCCTTCTTCATATTCAATTCCATTTGGAAGCGGAGACGATGCATCTCATAGTGAAGGATAACGGGTACATCGGGAATGCCACTTCCGCTGCCGAGGAAGGCGGTCATGGCCTGGACAATATCCAAAAGCGTTTACACTTGTATTTCAGCAGCCGAGCACGATTAATGATCAATTCCGATGAACGCGGCACAAAGGTGGAGGTATCATGGCCACTCGTTTTTGATACGAAATTGGAGGAGGCAGCACCGGAATGAATGTATTATTAGTGGATGACGAACCATTGGTCCTTGAACAAATGGAATATATGATCCAGTCGATATTCCCGTTTTGGACCTTTCACAAGGCCGCTGATGCTGTTCAAGCGCTGACGATCAACCAGACTCATAAAATCAACCTCGCTTTCCTGGACATTAACCTGCCTGGACGGTCGGGCCTTGAATTCGGTGAAGATTTGCGGGCGCTGAATAAAGAAGTGGAAATCATCATGGTGACCGCCCATCAAAGCTTCGATTATGCCCAGCAATCCATCAGGATCGGTGTCGTCGATTACTTGACGAAACCGGTCATTGAAAGTGAATTGCATAAAGTGCTATCCAAATATCAGGAAAGCGGGGCCACACAAAACTATTCAAGCCTGATCCACCATTCGCTCACATTCATTCATGAAAATTTCGCGGAAAAAATCTCGCTATCGGACATCGCCCGTGAAGTGCATACGAATCCGACATATTTAAGCAGGAAATTCCATGAAGAGGTCGGCACCTCCTTTTCCGAATATTTAATGCACTATCGAATAAAAGCCGCTAAAAGGGCGTTAATCGCCAACACGAACTGGAGCATCTCGGATGTAGCCGAAAACTCGGGCTTCAACAGTCAGCATTATTTCAGCACGTTATTCCGTAAAATAGAGGGAATTACCCCGAAGGAGTTCCGCGAGAAAGGAAAATGACCATTGCGATCACGGACATTTCAAGAATACGTACAAGGCCCGATCCAACTCGGGATGGGGCTAGGAATCATTTCCCTCCTGGCACGCTGGGTGACGGGAACCACCATATTATCTTCTCCTGAATCGATGGTGAAGTATGG
This genomic stretch from Peribacillus muralis harbors:
- a CDS encoding ABC transporter ATP-binding protein, with amino-acid sequence MKQFDDKILEVKNLQTHFFTDEGTSKAVDGISFTLNKGETLGIVGESGSGKSITSLSLLRLIPSPPGKITGGSIFFKGEDLLAKTEKQMRAIRGNEISMIFQEPMTSLNPVYSAGEQIAEAIRLHQKLGKKEAWNKAVDMLRLVGIPSPEKRAKQEPHELSGGMRQRVMIAMALACHPEVLIADEPTTALDVTIQAQILELIKTLQKDFGTAVILITHDLGVVYETCDRVAVMYAGKMVEYTLAKEIFTNPKHPYTIGLLNSLPRLDLDQEELTTIPGTVPSPYDMPKGCSFAPRCAHARRICEQAVPDLESVDTDTKVSCWMYTPQWEKEYEAEKKVGVQ
- a CDS encoding ABC transporter ATP-binding protein, whose product is MMGAAVEDKKVLLKVDQLKQYFPIKGGFFGRTVNHVKAVDDISFHIYQGETLSIVGESGCGKSTTGRAILRLDQPTSGQIHFQGKDLLSLGKKEMRSTRKDLQVIFQDPFASLNPRQTIGQILGEALAIQNVVPKQNRRSRIEELLEHVGLRPESLERYPHEFSGGQRQRIGIARALAVDPKLIICDEAVSALDVSIQAQVLNLLKTLQRQFELTFLFISHDLGVVRHISDRVMVMYLGKIVEIGDKKSIFEQPQHPYTRALLSAIPVPNPVQERERILLTGDVPSPIDPPNGCRFHTRCPFVMDICKTKAPELKRSAQNHQVACHIVS
- a CDS encoding sensor histidine kinase → MLSYEGFTLIIMLFILAPIMGAIALLFLFIFEKRIDLLENKNKEIQLEQALQEAQYNKLNQQIQPHFLFNTLNVILGLARLDRKAELIRALEAFSQFLKFKYKASEPLIPLAQEIQYTQHYLDIQSLRFGDRLKIDMSCPDHLTIALVPPFILQTLVENSFKHGLEKKVGEALLHIQFHLEAETMHLIVKDNGYIGNATSAAEEGGHGLDNIQKRLHLYFSSRARLMINSDERGTKVEVSWPLVFDTKLEEAAPE
- a CDS encoding response regulator transcription factor, producing MNVLLVDDEPLVLEQMEYMIQSIFPFWTFHKAADAVQALTINQTHKINLAFLDINLPGRSGLEFGEDLRALNKEVEIIMVTAHQSFDYAQQSIRIGVVDYLTKPVIESELHKVLSKYQESGATQNYSSLIHHSLTFIHENFAEKISLSDIAREVHTNPTYLSRKFHEEVGTSFSEYLMHYRIKAAKRALIANTNWSISDVAENSGFNSQHYFSTLFRKIEGITPKEFREKGK